The proteins below come from a single Gordonia sp. X0973 genomic window:
- a CDS encoding DNA-3-methyladenine glycosylase, producing MSTFTESFVLATAPDPTVTRHAQALLGAHLVGHGVTVMISEVEAYDGVNDPASHAYTRTPRSEIMYGPPWRLYVYRIHGHHCANVVTGPTEHASAVLIRAGRVVDGIETARSRRATARDDDALARGPGNLTRALGITIDDLGTDLLTPQPVTLIRPEGRPVDPSSIRSGPRVGVRLAAEAPWRFWIDGEPSVSAYRRHPRA from the coding sequence ATGTCGACGTTCACGGAGTCTTTCGTTTTGGCCACGGCACCCGATCCTACTGTTACGCGCCACGCGCAAGCGCTGCTGGGCGCCCATCTCGTCGGCCACGGCGTGACCGTCATGATCTCCGAGGTCGAGGCCTATGACGGCGTCAACGACCCGGCGTCGCACGCCTATACGCGAACTCCCCGCTCCGAGATCATGTACGGGCCGCCGTGGCGGCTCTACGTGTACCGGATCCACGGCCACCACTGCGCGAACGTCGTGACCGGGCCGACCGAACACGCCTCGGCGGTGTTGATCCGGGCCGGGCGGGTCGTCGACGGGATCGAGACCGCCCGCAGCCGCCGGGCCACCGCGCGCGACGACGACGCACTGGCCCGCGGGCCGGGCAACCTCACCCGTGCGCTGGGCATCACGATCGACGACCTCGGCACCGACTTGCTGACGCCGCAGCCGGTGACGCTGATCCGGCCCGAAGGTCGGCCCGTCGACCCGAGCAGCATCCGCAGCGGTCCCCGCGTCGGCGTGCGGCTGGCCGCCGAGGCGCCGTGGCGGTTCTGGATCGACGGCGAGCCGTCGGTCTCGGCCTACCGCCGCCACCCGAGGGCCTAG
- a CDS encoding SRPBCC family protein, with the protein MAKTKDSVNVDMSVEEAWAHASDLSRYGDWLTLHDGWRSPIPTADELGVGTKVASVIKLKGARVRFNWSVEKYDPPTRVRLKGDGKGGVKAKLDLSITPNGDGSTVTFEVDLGGLPLIGPAGKAAAMATKKDLHASLERFREVFG; encoded by the coding sequence GTGGCCAAAACGAAAGACTCCGTGAACGTCGACATGTCGGTCGAGGAAGCCTGGGCGCATGCCTCCGACCTGTCGCGCTATGGCGACTGGCTCACCCTGCACGACGGTTGGCGCAGCCCGATCCCGACGGCCGATGAACTCGGCGTCGGGACGAAGGTCGCCTCGGTGATCAAGCTTAAGGGCGCGCGGGTGCGGTTCAACTGGAGCGTCGAGAAATACGACCCGCCCACCCGTGTCCGACTCAAGGGCGACGGCAAGGGCGGGGTGAAGGCCAAGCTCGACCTGTCGATCACGCCGAACGGGGACGGCTCGACGGTGACCTTCGAAGTCGACCTGGGCGGGTTGCCGCTCATCGGTCCCGCAGGCAAGGCGGCGGCGATGGCGACCAAGAAGGATCTGCACGCATCGCTCGAGCGGTTCCGCGAGGTCTTCGGGTAG
- a CDS encoding LGFP repeat-containing protein, with amino-acid sequence MKPVQKKSGLVALRRAAVGIAAAAGSMMLVAPHAAAAPVDDATAAITKAAEQVANGGADTGFLKKGLGDKDGDVTSVGDGYEQKYSGGTIYWSEKDGAQVLFGAINDKFGQVGGPAGGENLGFPKTSEAPADAPAGSRYAEFAAADSPRIYWTPQDGAWVVRGPFAAALADPAIAGALGMPVGDAVVNGDTITQKFANGELTFDAKTGKWINLPSLPGLSLPDLTAKLDGLKWPAFTLPGWPKINLPGMPNINVPDVSMPNINAPKIDTKGFNWWWLLLPLLIIGALLLLGWLWRLLTGRGRKSHNVNPHLGVGGAVDGIKGAGGKVAAGAAGAAGAAGAAAAAAGGRLKGAAGDAVDAAERAGDRLKGDVEGAFDKAKGGVEGAAGKVGDAAHAAGDKVSGLVGDATGKGKAAAAGAAAAAGAAAGAAGTWVRDGKSVPLPKGAHLPLPGDAEPKGFPIKGNADSGLFHTPASRAYKATVAEIWFATEADAEAAGFKKFE; translated from the coding sequence GTGAAACCCGTACAGAAGAAGTCAGGGCTCGTCGCTCTGCGCCGCGCTGCCGTCGGCATCGCGGCTGCGGCCGGCTCGATGATGCTGGTCGCCCCTCACGCGGCCGCTGCACCTGTCGATGATGCGACTGCCGCGATCACGAAGGCTGCCGAGCAGGTTGCCAACGGCGGTGCCGACACCGGATTCCTGAAGAAGGGCCTCGGCGACAAGGACGGCGACGTCACCTCGGTCGGCGACGGCTACGAGCAGAAGTACAGCGGCGGCACGATCTACTGGTCCGAGAAGGACGGCGCGCAGGTCCTGTTTGGCGCTATCAACGACAAGTTCGGCCAGGTCGGCGGACCTGCCGGTGGTGAGAACCTCGGCTTCCCGAAGACCAGCGAGGCTCCGGCGGATGCTCCTGCCGGTTCCCGTTACGCCGAGTTCGCCGCTGCTGACAGCCCGCGGATCTACTGGACCCCGCAGGACGGCGCCTGGGTCGTTCGCGGCCCGTTCGCGGCTGCTCTGGCCGACCCGGCTATCGCCGGCGCGCTGGGCATGCCGGTCGGCGATGCCGTCGTGAACGGTGACACCATCACCCAGAAGTTCGCCAACGGCGAGCTGACCTTCGACGCCAAGACCGGCAAGTGGATCAACCTCCCGTCGCTGCCGGGTCTGTCGCTGCCGGACCTGACCGCGAAGCTCGACGGCCTCAAGTGGCCCGCGTTCACCCTGCCCGGTTGGCCGAAGATCAACCTCCCGGGTATGCCGAACATCAACGTGCCCGACGTGAGCATGCCGAACATCAACGCCCCCAAGATCGACACCAAGGGCTTCAACTGGTGGTGGCTGCTGCTGCCGCTGCTGATCATCGGCGCGCTGCTGCTGCTCGGCTGGCTGTGGCGTCTGCTCACCGGCCGTGGTCGTAAGAGCCACAACGTGAACCCGCACCTCGGTGTCGGTGGCGCTGTTGACGGCATCAAGGGTGCGGGCGGCAAGGTTGCCGCCGGTGCTGCCGGGGCCGCTGGTGCGGCCGGCGCTGCTGCTGCCGCCGCTGGTGGTCGTCTGAAGGGCGCCGCTGGCGACGCCGTCGACGCCGCCGAGCGTGCCGGTGACCGCCTCAAGGGTGACGTCGAGGGTGCCTTCGACAAGGCCAAGGGCGGCGTCGAAGGTGCTGCCGGCAAGGTCGGCGATGCGGCTCACGCCGCCGGCGACAAGGTCTCCGGCCTCGTTGGCGACGCCACCGGCAAGGGCAAGGCCGCTGCGGCCGGTGCCGCTGCTGCCGCTGGTGCGGCTGCCGGTGCTGCCGGCACCTGGGTGCGCGACGGCAAGTCCGTCCCGCTGCCCAAGGGTGCTCACCTCCCGCTGCCCGGCGACGCGGAGCCCAAGGGCTTCCCGATCAAGGGCAACGCCGACTCGGGTCTGTTCCACACCCCCGCCTCGCGCGCCTACAAGGCGACCGTCGCGGAGATCTGGTTCGCGACCGAGGCCGATGCGGAAGCTGCCGGTTTCAAGAAGTTCGAGTGA
- the cobF gene encoding precorrin-6A synthase (deacetylating), translated as MSSDREVSDREIDAWVIGVGPGNPKQITVEAVDAIRRLDGVILLDKGESTASMRRLRTDLLDEYAPDTTVLVVADPPRDRRPEDYAAEVRRWHAARVDAIAEAVDRFPRPAGRAPVVGFLVWGDPSLYDSTLRLVDALAARPGWAVTVHVVPGVTSASALAAAHAITANRIGRPVHITTGRRLSETAATGEDQIVMLDGAEAFRGAARPDDTIYWGANLGTPDEVLISGPVARVADDISAARADLKSRVGWVMDIYLLRRPDAD; from the coding sequence GTGAGTTCCGACCGTGAAGTCTCCGACCGTGAGATCGACGCCTGGGTGATCGGCGTGGGCCCGGGCAACCCCAAGCAGATCACCGTCGAGGCCGTCGACGCGATCCGACGGCTGGACGGCGTGATACTGCTCGACAAGGGCGAGTCGACGGCCTCGATGCGGCGACTGCGCACCGATCTGCTCGACGAGTACGCGCCCGATACGACGGTGCTCGTCGTCGCTGACCCGCCGCGCGACCGCCGGCCGGAGGACTATGCGGCCGAGGTCCGGCGCTGGCACGCCGCCCGGGTCGACGCGATCGCCGAGGCCGTCGACCGATTCCCCCGGCCCGCCGGTCGTGCACCGGTCGTCGGCTTCCTCGTGTGGGGGGACCCCTCGCTCTACGACAGCACGCTGCGCCTCGTCGACGCCCTCGCCGCGCGTCCCGGCTGGGCGGTGACGGTCCACGTGGTCCCCGGCGTCACCAGTGCGTCGGCGCTGGCCGCCGCGCACGCGATCACCGCGAACCGCATCGGCCGACCGGTCCACATCACCACCGGTCGTCGTCTGTCCGAGACCGCGGCGACGGGTGAGGACCAGATCGTCATGCTCGACGGTGCGGAGGCCTTTCGCGGCGCCGCGCGCCCCGACGACACGATCTATTGGGGGGCGAACCTCGGCACCCCCGACGAGGTGCTCATCTCCGGTCCGGTGGCGCGGGTGGCCGACGACATCAGTGCCGCCCGCGCCGACCTGAAGTCGCGGGTGGGCTGGGTGATGGACATCTACCTGTTGAGGCGGCCGGACGCGGACTGA
- a CDS encoding 3'(2'),5'-bisphosphate nucleotidase CysQ, with protein sequence MCSSGRVRSTPDDAELAAQIAHGAGQILLGVRHDGLLDGRLVGDAGDQIAQAWIGAVLRRRRPHDAVLSEEAEDVGDRASSSRVWIVDPLDGTTEFSHGTDDWAVHVALTVDGRPDVAAVSIPGRGELFRSDRIEPVGGELTGRIAVSRFGGSYEAAHVANALGLARVSIGSAGAKAMAVVRGDVDAYVHAGGQYEWDNCAPVGVCAAAGLHCSRLDGSEIVYNQRIPYMPDFLICRTEIADEALEALSNVW encoded by the coding sequence ATGTGCTCTAGTGGGAGGGTGAGATCGACACCCGACGACGCCGAGTTGGCCGCGCAGATCGCCCACGGTGCCGGCCAGATCCTGTTGGGCGTGCGCCACGACGGGCTGCTCGACGGTCGACTCGTCGGCGATGCCGGCGACCAGATCGCCCAGGCGTGGATCGGCGCGGTGCTGCGGCGACGGCGTCCGCATGACGCGGTGCTGTCGGAGGAGGCCGAGGACGTCGGGGACCGGGCGAGCAGCAGCCGCGTCTGGATCGTCGACCCGCTCGACGGGACCACCGAGTTCTCCCACGGAACCGACGACTGGGCCGTTCACGTCGCGTTGACCGTCGACGGCCGGCCCGACGTCGCGGCGGTCTCGATCCCGGGCCGCGGCGAGCTGTTCCGTTCCGACCGGATCGAGCCGGTCGGCGGTGAGCTGACCGGGCGGATCGCCGTCTCCCGCTTCGGCGGCAGCTACGAGGCCGCCCACGTCGCCAACGCCCTCGGGTTGGCGCGGGTGTCGATCGGTTCCGCCGGGGCCAAGGCGATGGCCGTGGTCCGCGGCGACGTCGACGCCTACGTCCACGCCGGTGGCCAATACGAATGGGACAACTGCGCGCCGGTCGGGGTGTGCGCGGCGGCCGGACTGCACTGCAGCCGACTCGACGGCTCGGAGATCGTCTACAACCAGCGGATCCCGTATATGCCCGACTTCCTCATCTGCCGCACCGAGATCGCCGACGAGGCGCTCGAGGCCCTGTCCAACGTCTGGTGA
- a CDS encoding Fpg/Nei family DNA glycosylase — protein MPELPEVTAIAQFLDERTAGLPIRRVDVASLAVLKTADPPYTALVGRTVSSVGRIGKYLVLTTVPGDAADQEPLHLVIHLSRAGWVRWSENLSPKPPRPGGKGPIALRVHCGLPGEGFDVTEAGTQKRLAVWIVADPLDVERIAGLGPDALTLGAGELGEILAGHSGRIKNVLTDQRIISGIGNAYSDEILHRARLSPFAPAKNLSAEQVEVLHDAIVGILRDAIGRLEGPGGVATMKAEKRSGLKVHARTGLPCPDCGDTVAEVSFADRSFQYCPSCQTGGKKLADRRMSRLLK, from the coding sequence ATGCCAGAGTTGCCCGAGGTCACCGCTATCGCGCAGTTCCTCGACGAGCGCACCGCCGGATTGCCGATCCGGCGGGTGGACGTGGCATCGCTGGCAGTGCTCAAGACGGCCGATCCGCCCTACACCGCCTTGGTCGGGCGGACCGTCTCGTCGGTCGGTCGGATCGGCAAATACCTCGTCCTCACGACCGTGCCCGGCGACGCGGCCGATCAGGAGCCCCTGCATCTGGTGATCCACCTGTCGCGGGCCGGGTGGGTGCGGTGGAGTGAGAACCTGTCACCCAAACCGCCGCGGCCCGGCGGCAAGGGGCCGATCGCGCTGCGCGTGCACTGCGGGCTGCCCGGCGAAGGGTTCGACGTCACCGAGGCCGGCACCCAGAAACGACTGGCGGTGTGGATCGTCGCCGACCCGCTCGACGTGGAGCGGATCGCCGGGCTGGGACCGGACGCCCTAACCCTCGGCGCCGGCGAGCTCGGCGAGATCCTGGCCGGGCACTCCGGGCGGATCAAGAACGTCCTCACCGATCAACGGATCATCAGCGGGATCGGTAACGCGTACTCCGACGAGATTCTGCATCGGGCACGGCTGTCGCCGTTCGCGCCGGCGAAGAATCTGTCCGCCGAACAGGTGGAGGTGCTGCACGATGCCATCGTCGGAATCCTGCGCGACGCGATCGGGCGGCTCGAGGGGCCGGGCGGGGTGGCGACGATGAAGGCGGAGAAGCGATCGGGCCTCAAGGTCCACGCCCGGACCGGATTGCCCTGCCCCGACTGCGGCGACACCGTCGCCGAGGTGTCCTTCGCCGACCGCTCCTTCCAGTACTGTCCGTCATGTCAGACCGGCGGCAAGAAGCTGGCCGACCGGCGGATGTCACGACTTCTGAAATAG
- a CDS encoding SDR family oxidoreductase — MSTREKILITGASSGLGEGMARAFAKQGRSLALCARRVDRLEALAQELRAEAGTVVTAALDVTDFDSVPVVFRQLRDELGGLDRVIVNAGLGKGAPIGTGKAHANLETVQTNLTGALAQAEAALEIFREQGAGHLVLISSVSATRGLPKAQAAYSASKAGVTALGQGLQAEFAGKPITITIIEPGYIETDINRGVKTRLMAKTDDGVAAMVAAIEAEKAHAAVPRWPWEPLAAALRHLPEPVSRRLV, encoded by the coding sequence GTGAGTACACGCGAGAAGATTCTGATCACCGGTGCCAGCTCGGGACTCGGCGAGGGGATGGCCCGCGCCTTCGCCAAGCAGGGACGATCGCTCGCACTGTGCGCGCGCCGCGTCGACCGACTCGAGGCGCTGGCGCAAGAGCTGCGGGCTGAGGCCGGAACCGTGGTCACCGCCGCGCTCGACGTCACCGATTTCGATTCGGTGCCCGTGGTGTTCCGACAGCTGCGCGACGAGCTCGGCGGGCTCGACCGGGTCATCGTCAACGCCGGGCTGGGTAAGGGAGCGCCGATCGGGACAGGCAAGGCGCACGCCAACCTGGAGACGGTGCAGACCAATCTGACCGGGGCACTGGCACAGGCCGAGGCGGCGCTGGAGATCTTCCGCGAGCAGGGCGCCGGGCATCTGGTGCTGATCAGCTCGGTCTCCGCGACGCGCGGGCTGCCCAAGGCACAGGCGGCGTACTCCGCGTCGAAAGCGGGTGTGACCGCCCTCGGGCAAGGCTTGCAGGCGGAGTTCGCCGGCAAACCCATCACGATCACGATCATCGAGCCGGGCTATATCGAGACCGACATCAATCGGGGCGTGAAGACCCGGTTGATGGCCAAGACCGACGACGGGGTCGCGGCGATGGTCGCGGCCATCGAGGCGGAGAAGGCCCACGCCGCCGTGCCGCGCTGGCCGTGGGAGCCGCTGGCCGCCGCGTTGCGCCATCTGCCGGAGCCGGTGTCGCGCCGACTGGTCTGA
- the pgi gene encoding glucose-6-phosphate isomerase, translating into MSDDVTSTESWHALAGHQRQMSALTLREIFTADPGRGTDLVIDAADLHIDYSKHRATRETLDLLLALAREVRLEQRRDDMLAGRHINSSENRAALHTALRLPASASLQVDGQDVVADVHRVLDAMGRFTDDVRSGAWTGYTGKQITDVVNIGIGGSDLGPEMVCGAMRDFHDGPRTHFVSNVDPADILSTLDAVEPETTLFIISSKTFTTLETLSNARAARDWLVAALGSPDAVAKHFVAVSTNADAVHAFGIDTANMFGFWDWVGGRYSVDSAIGLSVMLAIGREGFSDFLAGFHTVDEHFATAPLERNAPVIMGLLGVWYDNFFDAGNKAVLPYSNDLARFTAYLQQLSMESNGKSVTRNGSPVRCDTGQVWWGEPGTNGQHAFFQLLHQGTRMIPADFIAFARPFRDVTTEDGTSMHDLLISNFLAQTKVLAFGKTAEDLTAEGTDPKVVPHKVMPGNRPSTTIFAPQLTPNSLGQLIALYEHQVFVEGCIWNIDSFDQWGVELGKKQALELLGAIDSPQPPGPLGDSSTDALAQWYRAHRAGKQA; encoded by the coding sequence ATGAGCGACGATGTGACGTCCACCGAGTCGTGGCACGCCCTCGCCGGCCACCAGCGGCAGATGTCCGCCCTGACGCTGCGCGAAATCTTCACCGCCGACCCCGGCCGGGGCACCGACCTGGTCATCGACGCCGCCGATCTGCATATCGACTATTCGAAGCATCGGGCCACGCGCGAGACGCTGGACCTGCTGCTCGCACTCGCCCGTGAGGTCCGGCTCGAGCAGCGCCGCGACGACATGCTCGCCGGCCGCCACATCAACTCCTCGGAGAACCGGGCCGCGCTGCACACCGCACTGCGACTGCCCGCCTCCGCCTCGCTGCAGGTCGACGGCCAGGACGTCGTCGCCGACGTGCACCGCGTCCTCGACGCGATGGGCCGCTTCACCGACGACGTCCGCTCCGGCGCCTGGACCGGATACACCGGCAAACAGATCACCGACGTCGTCAACATCGGCATCGGCGGCTCGGATCTGGGCCCGGAGATGGTGTGCGGCGCGATGCGCGACTTCCACGACGGGCCGCGGACCCACTTCGTTTCCAACGTCGACCCGGCCGACATCCTCTCGACCCTCGACGCCGTCGAGCCGGAGACGACGCTGTTCATCATCTCGTCCAAGACCTTCACCACCCTGGAGACGCTCTCGAACGCGCGGGCCGCGCGCGACTGGCTCGTCGCCGCACTCGGCTCCCCCGACGCGGTGGCGAAGCATTTCGTCGCGGTCAGCACCAATGCCGACGCGGTACACGCCTTCGGCATCGACACCGCCAACATGTTCGGGTTCTGGGACTGGGTCGGCGGGCGCTACTCGGTGGACTCCGCGATCGGATTGTCGGTGATGCTGGCGATCGGCCGCGAGGGCTTCAGCGACTTCCTGGCCGGCTTCCACACCGTCGACGAACACTTCGCGACCGCACCGCTGGAACGCAACGCGCCGGTCATCATGGGCCTGCTGGGCGTTTGGTACGACAACTTCTTCGACGCCGGGAACAAGGCCGTCCTCCCCTACTCCAACGACCTCGCCCGCTTCACCGCATACCTGCAGCAGCTGTCGATGGAGTCCAACGGGAAGTCGGTGACGCGCAACGGCTCCCCGGTGCGCTGCGACACCGGTCAGGTGTGGTGGGGCGAGCCGGGCACCAACGGCCAACACGCCTTCTTCCAACTGCTCCACCAGGGGACTCGGATGATCCCCGCCGACTTCATCGCCTTCGCGCGCCCCTTCCGCGACGTGACGACCGAGGACGGCACGTCGATGCACGACCTGCTCATCAGCAACTTCCTGGCGCAGACCAAGGTGCTGGCCTTCGGCAAGACCGCCGAGGATCTTACCGCCGAGGGCACCGACCCCAAGGTCGTGCCGCACAAGGTGATGCCGGGCAACCGCCCGTCGACGACGATCTTCGCCCCGCAGCTCACCCCCAATTCACTCGGCCAGTTGATCGCCCTCTACGAGCACCAGGTCTTCGTCGAGGGCTGCATCTGGAATATCGACTCCTTCGACCAGTGGGGGGTCGAGCTCGGCAAGAAGCAGGCACTCGAACTCCTGGGCGCGATCGACTCCCCCCAGCCCCCCGGCCCGCTCGGCGACTCCTCGACCGACGCACTGGCCCAGTGGTACCGCGCGCACCGCGCCGGGAAGCAGGCATGA
- a CDS encoding chorismate mutase: protein MSALPDDIDVLRLEIDRMDAMILAAIKRRSAVSKKIGAARMASGGPRLVHSREVKVLDRFSDLGQEGHTLAMLLLRLGRGPLGR from the coding sequence GTGTCCGCCCTACCCGACGACATCGACGTGCTGCGGCTGGAAATCGACCGGATGGACGCGATGATCCTCGCGGCGATCAAGCGGCGCTCGGCGGTGTCGAAGAAGATCGGCGCGGCGCGGATGGCGTCGGGCGGTCCGCGACTGGTGCACAGCCGCGAGGTGAAGGTCCTCGACCGCTTCTCCGACCTCGGCCAAGAGGGCCACACCCTCGCGATGCTGTTGCTGCGCCTGGGCCGGGGACCGCTCGGGCGCTGA
- a CDS encoding HNH endonuclease signature motif containing protein, giving the protein MTDAAVADVMPVVLPDSPRELAGLIDAAITKLGSVSLGLASDTEVTATVETLERAWRRADGVNAALLVQVSDRNLWLGYATPRAWYSEYLRLGPGEARRREVVAEAIGVCTALTGQPLPPKREPLAVAVAAGTVSGEHVRVIEQVLDKIPHQADPREVAAAVTVLTEAAKAATPKDMNRLGQRILAHLDPDGTLTDDTDRHRRRSLHLGAQGADLMSKLCGYVTPQVRAKLEVLLDNWGKPGMNNPDDDDEHRITGPLALMTLDDTGPNHTTGPDGTATGHDTTVADARHQALIQARGRDTWTSAQRDHDALEAGLDWLLGHQALGKPDRIPAEVVITIDEHDLARRAGIGVTATGTMVPVGDLIHLAADATPWLAVFHHHTRSVLDFGRGRRLATKTQRLALFAAEPGCSKPGCGQPFSRTQAHHATRDYARGGSTDVTDMTGACGRHNRAVGTKPGQWETHVFSDGPHTGRTGWRRTGTDQPFRVNHTHDPRTYLHGTVFDPNQHDHDQAAGDDSGPPPGLADPPPDEPVMRRVNPQFGRRGGLSRRISTDAPRRRLRGHGLRWSALQVLPWPYAR; this is encoded by the coding sequence TTGACCGACGCGGCGGTGGCTGATGTGATGCCGGTGGTGTTGCCGGATTCGCCGCGGGAGTTGGCGGGGTTGATTGATGCCGCGATCACGAAACTCGGGTCTGTGTCGTTGGGGTTGGCCTCGGATACCGAGGTGACCGCGACGGTCGAGACATTGGAGCGGGCGTGGCGGCGCGCGGACGGGGTGAATGCGGCGTTGCTGGTGCAAGTGTCCGACCGCAATTTGTGGTTGGGGTATGCCACACCGCGGGCCTGGTACAGCGAATACCTGCGGCTGGGGCCAGGCGAGGCCAGGCGTCGGGAGGTGGTGGCCGAGGCGATCGGGGTGTGCACCGCGCTGACCGGACAACCGTTGCCGCCCAAACGGGAACCGTTGGCGGTGGCGGTCGCAGCCGGGACGGTGTCGGGCGAGCATGTGCGGGTGATCGAACAAGTCCTGGACAAAATCCCGCACCAAGCCGACCCGCGGGAGGTGGCAGCGGCGGTGACGGTGTTGACCGAGGCCGCGAAAGCAGCCACCCCGAAAGACATGAACCGTCTTGGGCAACGGATCCTGGCCCACCTGGACCCCGATGGCACCCTGACCGACGACACCGACCGGCACCGCCGCCGCAGCCTGCACCTAGGAGCCCAAGGCGCGGATTTGATGTCCAAACTCTGCGGGTATGTGACACCCCAGGTCCGGGCCAAACTCGAAGTACTGCTCGACAACTGGGGCAAACCCGGCATGAACAACCCCGACGATGACGACGAACACCGCATCACCGGCCCACTCGCCCTCATGACTCTCGACGACACCGGCCCTAACCACACCACCGGCCCTGACGGCACCGCCACCGGTCACGACACCACCGTGGCTGACGCGCGTCACCAGGCGTTGATACAGGCGCGGGGCCGGGATACCTGGACGTCGGCGCAACGCGACCACGACGCCCTGGAAGCCGGCCTGGATTGGCTGCTGGGCCACCAGGCGTTGGGGAAACCGGATCGGATCCCGGCCGAAGTGGTGATCACCATCGACGAACACGACTTGGCCCGCCGCGCCGGAATCGGAGTGACCGCGACCGGCACCATGGTGCCCGTCGGTGACTTGATCCATCTGGCCGCCGATGCGACCCCGTGGCTGGCGGTCTTTCACCACCACACCCGCAGCGTGCTCGATTTCGGGCGGGGCCGGCGGTTGGCGACCAAAACCCAACGCCTGGCCCTGTTCGCCGCCGAACCCGGCTGCAGCAAACCCGGATGCGGGCAACCGTTCTCCCGCACCCAAGCCCACCACGCCACCCGCGACTACGCCCGCGGCGGATCAACCGATGTGACCGACATGACCGGGGCCTGCGGCCGACACAACCGGGCCGTCGGTACCAAACCCGGCCAATGGGAAACCCACGTCTTCAGTGATGGACCCCACACCGGACGCACCGGCTGGCGACGCACCGGAACCGACCAACCCTTCCGGGTCAACCACACCCACGACCCCCGCACCTACCTACACGGAACCGTATTCGACCCCAACCAGCACGACCACGACCAGGCCGCGGGCGACGACTCGGGACCACCGCCAGGTTTGGCAGATCCACCACCAGACGAGCCAGTCATGAGGCGGGTCAATCCCCAGTTCGGTCGTCGGGGGGGACTCTCTCGTCGAATCAGTACTGACGCTCCTCGTCGCCGCCTGAGAGGTCACGGCTTGCGTTGGAGTGCGCTCCAAGTCCTACCGTGGCCCTATGCCCGATGA
- a CDS encoding MerR family transcriptional regulator produces the protein MPDDSTLSIAEVSARTGLSRDTLRWYESEGLIPSVPRNTAGVRQYDDATVRMIDLLVRLRRTGMPVAQMRDFVTMVEQGARTHGRRMRLLENHREEIESRIRELADDLDAVDGKIAHYRQLIDAGLDCAEQPITDADERAQQRRTDDD, from the coding sequence ATGCCCGATGACAGCACCCTTTCCATCGCCGAGGTCTCCGCCCGCACCGGCCTGTCCCGCGACACCCTGCGCTGGTACGAGTCGGAGGGATTGATCCCGTCCGTGCCGCGCAACACCGCCGGGGTGCGGCAATACGACGACGCGACGGTCCGCATGATCGACCTGCTGGTCCGGTTGCGGCGCACCGGGATGCCGGTGGCGCAGATGCGCGACTTCGTGACGATGGTCGAGCAGGGGGCGCGCACCCACGGGCGGCGCATGCGCCTGCTGGAGAACCACCGCGAGGAGATCGAGTCCCGCATCCGCGAACTGGCCGACGACCTCGACGCCGTCGACGGCAAGATCGCGCACTACCGCCAACTCATCGACGCGGGCCTCGACTGCGCCGAGCAGCCCATCACCGACGCGGACGAACGCGCGCAGCAGCGCCGCACCGACGACGACTGA